TTTCATTGCGATGGGCATGACTAAGAGCCCAGCTGTTGACTGAAAGCTCTACTCATCATGGACAAGGACTAGTTCCCAAATTCCTGCACtcaatggaaaatgaaattaatctctgaagggtggtgtgtgtgttttattttgctCCGAGTGTAGGTAGGTGCCAGGGCACTGGAGTGGCAAGCGCGTCACTATTTGTTAGAATGGAATTGCACAtgagaataaggaagaaaatcaTTTCTGCTCTCAggaactttgttcatttttcccatCTTGGAAACTTAGTTACTTTCTAATTATAGACTGTGGCTGGGCACATTGTAAGCTAAAACCTATAGGACTCTGCTCTGTTCTTTTCCCTTGGCCGTGAGCAACAGGAACAGGTGAAAAGCGAATTTGGAATTGCCTGAGTCAGGCCTGGATTTTTCGTTGCTTTTTGTCCTGggctttatttatatattcaaccTAGACATCTATTTTACTTGTccacaggaaaatagaaaaatcatggtgtgcattttattatatgcttCACCTCATGAATTATTCCAGTAGGTGTTCTAGAATCAGTGCAGTAGGAGCCCTTTGACACTTTGCTGCCGACCACCTGTCTCCTGTTTGCGGCTTACACAGAGGAGTTTGCACCCTTCACTTAGTTCTTCGAGTTTATGTTCTCCGCTTTTCTTCACAGCTCTGAAATATTTGGGTGGGTTCTCGGTCACCGTCAGGCTATGTcaaagggtttgtttctttcaggCACCTTCCCccagtttcatttgttctttttattatcaactttttcttattaaggtaatGAAAAATATGGCtactgaaaaaatatgaaaacagaaataagcaAATGGGAATAAACTGCTCATGATCCCACTACCCAGTATAACTACCGTAGTCTTTTGGTATAATTTCTCTCAGAATCTTGGTGCtatgaataaaatgtattaatcTGGCAGAGTTTCTGGGCCTCTGCACGCAGGTTCCCCGCCACCTGCTGAAGAGGATTTTGGTTGTGCCCTGTCCAATTCTTCCCTTCCCCAGGCCTATAAGGACATTTTTGTCTTTCCAGATCAATTCTGGGATTAAATCAGGACCTAGAtacaattttaaaacagaaaaaagtacaGAGACTAAGTGGACTCAGATAATGAAGAACAAAGAGAGGAGAACAGACAGAATACTGTGTGTGCTGGACACTGGGAAAGCTGGCGTGTTGGGGAGAGGGCCCACTGGCCACCAGGGGACCTGGGGAACCGGCAGGGACCTGAGGTTTGAGTGGGAGAAGTTACAGCTTTCCTGTGGCAAATGCACTGAAATTGCATTAATGTTATTGGAGAGATTATGGAAGTAAAGATGGACGGTGGTCGCTGGCCTGTGCCAAGTCTGGGTCATAGGCTAGGGAGCAAgttgctttcatattttcatatatttttaaatatgcacattttatttctgattaCAAAATAATATACTAATTGTAAACATTTATACTTCTGAGCTTTAtgtcatatatgataaatccacctAAAAGAATGTATTATACTTGCTTTTATCCACTTGCTATTCAAGAGTTCTCATATTATGAAGAATACTTCAACTTAAAAATAGCTGGGTATACCGCCATCTAGTGAAGTGTTAGCCATATAGgttgtttctaagagtttttaatcataaatacGACTCCTGTGAACTATGTTACTATTCAGTCAAGGAGATTTATTACCTTGAAGGCTATATTTTTGCAAGAGTTTTGAATGAAATAAGCTACTTATTATTATAGGgcttaattttaaattatgtactACTACTCGTCCCGCTGTTTAACTCTAtgcattttaatattcttaacTTTTTCAAAACCGACATTGATTTTATCCCTGATCTCACCCATTAAGACATGCAGCACTTTCACTACTatttgaaactattttaaaatagcttttgtGTTTCAGGAGGCAGAATCAGAGCTAAActttaaaaggattttttaaagagaatcttAGTTATCCTAAATATGAATCCCAATATGAGTATGAATCCTTCATTTATTCTACTGCAGAGAAAACAAGCTTATGGCATCACCTTCCGTTATCCTGTCTTCCTATGTCCTTAATTTCCAAATCAGTTATGTGACACCAGAGCCTGACAAACACACACTGACCCTGTTTTGTCCTTCATTAATAAAATGCTGTTACCCTCTTGTGAGGGTAAAGTTTGTAACTCGTACTTGCTCACCACAAATGCCTTGTTAAGATTTCATATACACAGTGTGTTGGGGTGGGAGGTCTATAATGCCAATTCTCACTTATGAAATACTTGGTCTAAATTTCCTCTTGATAATGTTTCCCTGATTATCAACAGTAGTATAACCTTTGGCTCATGTAATAATAAATCTGAAGGCTTGGTGGAAATCTCAGTGATAATCCATCTCCTAATGATACTCTGGgccctttaaaataattataatggaCTCTCTGTGTTAGGAGTCATAAACTCAAATGCCGCCATGGGCCAGGCTGGTTATTTCAGAGAATGATGCAGGTCAGCTATTAGAAAAACAGTGACGAGTGGCCAGTCACCGGGTGCCTTGGTATCAGATGCACCAGCTGGCGAAGGGGCCAGGGCCTGAATGGAGAGCCTTTGTTCTGAGTGAGAAGGCACTCCAGCCaggtggcaggaggaagagacgGCCTAGCATTGGGTAGACTTCCTTGTTTCCAGAAGCAAGAAATCccaagttttatgttttttttttttaacacattggGATTCAAGTAAAAGTTTTTTAAGAACACTATACAGTCCAAACACAAACGTGATTGTAGACTGGATTTGGCCCATGGAGGCCACTGTGTGACCTGCTCTACATTCACCTATCATGGCAGCTTCCCTGAGCATTTACATAAGCCTGTAGAGCTCACAAAATGTAATGTGCACTAGAGCCCAGGGTGTAGGAAAGCTTAACACAGCTcctccaaaattttaaaagtcttttaacATTGTGGGGCTCTAGTGAAAAGGGCTGGTAATTTGGTGGGAGTCCAACTCCCATCATGTTCTCACCTCTAAGATTCTGCAtttgagaaatgaatgaaaagtatcCACCTCACCAGGTtacgaggattaaatgagacaatttaGATAAAAACTCAAcacttatttttcctcctccttctcttcctcctcttccctttcctACTGTTACTGCTGGTGGCCTAGCCTCCCTCTTTGTTCCCCTGTGTTCCAGGTTCCTGAGCCCCTTTAACATGATCCTCGGAGGAACCGTGGTGGTGCTGGTGTTCACGGTGTTCGTGTGGGCAGCCCACAACAAAGACATCCTGCGCCGCATGAAGAAGCACTACCCCACTACATTCGTCATGGCGGTCATGCTGGCCAGCTACTTCCTCATATCCATGTTCGGGGGAGTCATGGTCTTTGTGTTTGGCATCACTTTCCCTTTGTTGTGTAAGTGACCTGAGCCTTCTTTTCTTATTAAGAATAGAGGAGCAGTTGTTCAATGGAAATTACATAGCTTGCTTCTCAAGTGTGTTGCCATGTCTGCAATGTTATCAGCATCTTCTGAAACAGCAGATCAAGGCCGAGTAGTCCATTAATTTCACAAGGATGTATAGGGCACCttctgtgccagacactctgcTGGGAACACAACGGTGAATAAAATAAAGTCCCAGGTCCTACAGCAAGGAGGTTGCATAGCCTGCACTAGACTTCAAAGTTGTCCGGTATTAGAGTCTGTTCTCAATTTTAAGTGCCATTCATCTTCTCCTGACACAGGAATGAATGTATCTCACTTGGAAGTTAACTGTTTACTCTCTGCTTACTCAGAAGATCATAATTAGTGTGAGAAGTTTCATAGGTTTATAGGAATAATTGGCCCAGAACATAGATACCAAGTACTCCAATTCTGGTGACAACCAGATACCTTCTAAATTTCACATGCATTGTTTCCTGAGGTCCCAAACACTGGAGGCCTAAAATAGAGACAATAACAAATTCCAGTCTCATTAGAAATCTGATTAAAATTTTAGTGTATTAAGTGAGGGGAGCATCCCTTTAGCTTTTAATACCATTTCATATGTGCAGTTATTCCATCAATGAAATGGAATTGGGGTCATGTTAGATTCAGCCCAGAATATTTATGGATGAATCCCACACCTTACTGGACAAAATATTTGAGTCATCAAATTCAGACTTTTGAAGTATTTGTCAAGAGGATTCATATTTCAGGGATTCTGCTTAGACACGGCTTGTTGCTTCAGTATCTTTCAACATCAGAGCCTGAGATGGACCAGTATAACCTGAAATGAATCACAGGTAGAGAGTGAAGGGTCCTGATTTCTATTCCTAGATCTGTTCAGCCATGTGATTTGGACCAGTTATCCAAATATAGTTCACTTGTCTATAAAATAAGGAACTTAGACAAGATCAGTTGATTCCCAAATTTGATGACTGTGAGAATTGCCcaggatgctttttaaaaatattattttcccagCCACAGCCCTTGGAGATCTTGGTTCTGTGGGTTAGAAGTGTTGCCCAAAGAACCTGTAGTTTTAGAAAGCTTCCCGAATGTTTCTAATGGCCAGTCTGGGTTGGGAGCCTCCAGGTAGAATGCatatctgtgtttctcaaaaTGACTGTCCGTgattacctgtatcagaatcgtCCAGAGTGAATGCTGAAACTTTGCAATCTAGAGTCCTAGCTCAGACTTAAAAGTCTGAATTTTGGGTAGTGGAGACCAGGATTTGCTATTTAACCAGTGCTCCAGGAAATTTGTATGCACTTGGAAGTTTGAAAAGTGCTGGTGTACATCACCTGGGGGACCTGTTTAAATGTAGATTCGCAGGCCCACCCCTTTAAGGTTCTGATTCAGGAAGTCCAGCAGAGCAGCTAGGGAATCTGTTTCTTAATAAGCAAACTTGGGCAATTCTTAATGATGAAGCAAATTTGGGGAACACTAGGGTGCATCAGATCTATAAAATCTTCACTTTCTATCTATAAATCTATATCCAGCCCTTTGGAAAACTGCTTCTAGAGGCACCTCCCAGGTGGACTCCGCCTGCGTGCCTCCTGTAGGGAACAAGGTAGAGTAATCCTTGAGCTGAACATGAGTTCCTCTCTGGAAGACTTTGTGTAAGGCGATTTTTATGTAAATTGGAAAGACACTGATTCGGTTTGAATTCTGGGGCATTTCAGTAACAGCTGAAAGGTAATGAAAGCAATGTAGGAACTGAAGAGCATGGGTACCACATTATGGACCTTTCTACTGAATACAATGTTTTCCTTCAGCCACAAAGAAAACTATGACTTGACAAAGAgctttatataaagttcaaggATCCAATTGGGAACTTGGATCAATTAGAGAACCAGATTGGACCATAGCTAACTGAAACAGATGACTAGAAGTGTGAAGACAGGAGTATAATGTTGATATGGAGAAGATAACTGTTGCTTTGGTACTAACCATGTTTCACTTCTCTGCAGTGATGTTTGTCCATGCGTCGCTGAGACTTCGGAACCTCAAGAACAAAGTGGAGAATAAAATGGAGGTAATGGGTTTGAAGAAGACGCCAATGGGCATTGTCCTGGATGCCCTAGAACAGCAGGAAGAAAACATCAGCAAATTTACCGACTATATCAGTAAAGTGAAGGAATAAATAGAGCTGCCCTGGGGACAGGGCTACAGCAGAAATCAAGCTGCAGTTTGCCCTTGTTCAGACCTTTTTGTTCAACTTTCCATTTGTGTTTCTGAAACAGGAGGTGCAAGTAACATCCAACTATCTATGGCAGCATGCACTTAGGCCAACTGTTAACATCTCTAATGTTATAGAGAGAGGTCCTCTGAAACTGAAAGAGACCACCTCCTTTTATGTCTGAAGCTCCAAGTGTGTTTATGAAAATTGATAGGAAATGGATCACAATTACTTCTTtagggaaataaaagaagaaaaattatagatGGTACAACAATACTGATCttgtagggaaaaaaaggaactatAAAGTATCAAGGCAATATGGGTAGTGGAAAGTTTGAAAAAGTAGATTATGTCATGAATTAGCCTGTTTTAATCACcttccagcctcctcctccaAATATATTCCCTAGGGTTATAATATGTACAAATTagtttagtttttattatttttctttttgagatgatCTCTATCACTTTGCGCCTGTTTGATGTGCAGTGCAAACTGGATAAACCCCTTCTGTATACTTTGTTTACAAATATAAAGATAGCTGTTTAGGAGAATATTTTGGCAAGTTTTCCAAGTTTTTGAAATGCTAGTGATGTGTTTTCACTAGCAGATGTTTGCTGCAAACTAAGTGTCTCCTTTAAGGAGGTCATAGCCATGTAATCTGTATTGTTCTTGGCAgtcttgttaaaaaaataaaataaaacaaaacttgacTTCTGTTTATATCGCACATTTCTGTTGTTACAATGATGAGAAAGCGTCCAAGATAATGTTTCCCATATTTtgactgtttttagtttttaactgGAGCATttggagagaaggaaatgaatgtGTGTTTTGTAAATTCCTTAGAGGCCCAAAGAGACGATAATAGCTGTCCTCTGGGAATCTGAAAAGCACCTGTAAATGACCAGGCAAAAAGACTATTAAACACGTCAGTGAAAATGGGAGTTAATCAGCGGCTTCTGCAGTGCATAGACATTTAGATAGCAACTGCTACAGTCATGTTTTTATAGACAGACATTAGAATTAAGACAACATGAATTTATATATTCTGTTACATTCTACCTTTTATTTCTCATGTGTTTAGAAACATTATGCAAAACGTTTGCTTGCCAGTTGATTTCATAGATGAATAGAAAACATTTAGGTTTTCCTAACACTGAATTATGAAGACAACTGAAGCAGTACTTACTGAAGAGACTCTGTACGTCCTAGAATCACAAAGCAACAGCAAATGCTGctgatttttcttgtattttctcagCTGACCTTGCAGCCTTGATCTCTAGCATGGCGGTGTCACCATGACTTTACAGACTACCCTTACCCAAATATGAAGAATAAAATTTATCAAAGGTACTTTTGTGAGACTTTATTtaatgcacacctctgttaaatATCTGAGAAACTTGGTGGCAACCCTTTAAACCACAGGGATGTACTACACAGCAAAATACAGCTTGTGTTTCAAATACAGTAGTGCCCCCTTGCCGGTGGTTTTGCTTTCCACTGTTTCAGTTACCTGTAGTGGACCTCAGTCTGGCAGCAGAGGATCGTCCTCCTGATACATCCGCCTCATCAGGTCAATAGCAGGCTAACACTAAGTCCCAGGGCCTGTGTCgcccacctcacttcatctcacacaggcattttatcaGCTCACgacatcacaagaagggtgagtgcaGAAccataagatattttgagagagaccacattcacataactttattacagtatattataatttttcaattttattattgttaatttcttactgtgcctaatttataaaattaaacaatcATAGGCATGTATgtctaggaaaaaacatagtatatacagGGTTCAGTACTATCCACAGTTTGAGGCACCCACTGGGTCTTGGAATATATCCTGTGTAGATAAAGGGTGGGGGGTCCTACTATACTATTATTACAACTTTAATACTTTATCATTCCAGCCAGCATAAAACTGAATTCCAATGggatccttttttaaaatatgaattgggTTTATACACATATTAGCTCCTTCTATTTTCTATATGGTGAATTTTGCAGATTAAATGCAAGAAATTTGGAGAAAATGACaacttgaataaaaatatatacttataattaCTAATGGTTGGGGGTCAATTCTGGAAGGAGCATAATAGAAGAATGCAGCATGTAAATGCTGTAAACTATTTACACtttaaaaacaagttaaaatCTTCAAGTGAGATGTTTAAGGTTGGAGTGGGTAGACAGAAAAAGCTAATGAATAGTATACTTGTATCTCTTGACAAAACCTGTGTACTAAGGCAGTCAGCTATGAATTggatcattttttcattttgcaaattttTGAAATTCTTGTGGCTGTACAATACTGTGAAACACTGTGGTTGTACAAGCAAATGTGTAGAGCTTTCCAAGTTCTCAACTACTAATACACATTaagtttttaaacatgtttatggCATTTTATCCTATCAGAATTTAGCTTCATAGCTAAATTCTATAGAATATGCTGGATACCTAAGACTTTAATTTACTACAGCCCTTTCATAACTATCCTGCTTTGTATGCAAGAATGTTTTAGAGAAATACTaagtaggaaaaaacaaaacttggcCATTGGCTATTCTAACATTAATCACTTGATTGAAAACTGTAAGTATTTAAATTTGAATACCATTGTACACACCAGCTTAtcttgtaaaaatagaaaaaccatattTCTTCCCAATGGCTTGTTCTTCCAAGTAACGCATTAGGCTGTCACTGTTAGGTCCGTTCTCCTAACCTGTTTTGCTTGTTATGCACCATCTGTGATTCTGTAAGAGGAGAAAGCAGGCAGATTCCCATTATTTGCtcagataaagagagaaaaagcaccCAAGtatgatttcctgatttctaggGTTCACGCCTTTTGTACACAGTATTTCAGATCCTATGCACATAGTAACTAAGACAGATCATCAAGGGCTCTAGGAACCTAAGAGAAGGAAAGCCCACTGGGGGTTGGTGTTTTCCGGAAGGTTTTTGTGGAGAACTGGGGCTTGACCTGGGCTTTGAAGTGCGGTAGGACTTTCAAACAGAGCAGGAGGGAAGTCTTGGGGATGTTCTGTACAAGGGCCAATGAGAGCAAAGGCCCAGGGTAGGGTGTTTATGAGGAAGCTGTCTCTAAAGCATCTGTGGTGAGTAAGACTGGATCACTAAATTGGGAACAGGCAATAGGGCCTTGAATGATAGGAAAAGGAATTTAAGTTTGATCCTACAGCAAGTTTCCTTTATAAGACTTGAGATTAAAGTTCAAATTAGATTTACAGACTAagcttaaaaaacaacaacaaaacaataaacaGGTAGCTAAAGCCAAAAGCTTctcttatttataaatttttttacgAATCTAGCACACTGTCACCCATTGTCCCTATAGGTGTGGAAACAggaaagtttatatatatatatatatatgcagtgtTTGTGTTTCCTGTTACTTTTCTGGAAACTCTTGGTGTTTTCTCTACATCCTGAGGCTTAAGAGTTCTGTGCTCCTAGATACCCCTTACAGAAGTAGGCGGTCCATGGGAATGGCCGAGAGAGAAAGCCAGGCAGGGTTGGAAACTGTAAATCTCAATGGATTATCCAGAGAAATGCTGATTAACAATTCTTGAAAACATCAGAAGAAACTGGAACTCTGTTCACCCTTCATATTTCCATATAGCCAAACATGATTTGTTCCCTTTAAGATACAAGTGTGATGAATCACAACAGAGGAGATGGAAGGAGAAAAAATGGGAATCTAATAGTTAACACCACTACAGTATTTATTATTTACCAGGAGAGAGCAACAGCAAACATTTACGAAAAaacctttttcttaatttctgctgTTGGAAACATGACTGAATTTCACTTGCATTAGTGAAACTGATTGGAAGTAGAAAATGTTGCCCCTGAATATTATTTCatctccttcccctttcctttttaGCCCCTATTTTGTCATGGGCCAAGCATTCTGCCTGTCACAAAGCACCCCGATCATATACTGGCTTTGTTCCCAGTTCCACCTCCTGGATCCAGAAGTGTGCTGCTGAAATAATCTCTGAGCTCCAACCCAAGAGTCATTGTTCAGAGCCTTGTTCTTCTGGGTTACGCTGCTGCCTCTTACGCCAGTTCTTTTGGTACCTGCACCTGTGATTTAAGCGTTTAAAGAAAAGCGAAAGAATTAATCCAAGAGCTTTACAGCGAAATGACATTTACGTGCCTCTAAGGATGCAGAATGGATCAGGAATTTTGGCCAGAGAGCCCCCCAAATCATGCTGaaacaaccatcaccaccacagcCACCATTTGCTGGGCATTTCccggtgccaggcactgggctgaagTGTACCACAAGGACAAAAGGGGAGGTGCTGGAGTCGGCCTGGTTCAAATCTTGCTCCTAGCACTTACCAGTTGTGTGTGTGCTGTTGGGCATTAACTCTCAGCTGCAAAATGACAGTAACAGTATCTACTTCACAAAGCTAGTTTAAGGATTAATGTTAAGTTAGTAATCAACATTAACATTtacttcaaaaacattttctcatttcatcctaCAGCAGCCTCGTAGAGAGGGAACAGGCTCAGAAAGGACAGTGATTTCCCACACAGGCGACAGCagagcaggatttgaacccagatctgctTGAGTTCAGTATCCATGCCTTAGCCACCAAAAAAATACCACCACATGAATATGAAATAgatcttcttttaaaaactgttcttTCCTCTTTGAAGCACACTTCTAATTCAGAGACCCCACCCCTATCCCAGGGCAGAAGAATCACAAAAGAGCAGCAGGAGTCTGAGAGCAAATTGACTCTTAGCTTTGCTTCATAGGAACCATTTAAAGATGAGGCAAGTTCCTAAAGGGTTTAAAGCGGTGTTTCATCTTGGGAGGGTGACTCATCCATCACGGATGTATCTTCCAGAGGATGCTGAGGAAATCTAGAGAACACTTGGCATTGCTAGAATTAGGAGTAAGAATGTTTCTACTATTGCCCATGTCCACTGGCCAACGTGCCCATTCTGGCCATCTACTTACCATGGCCCTTCTCGCATCCAGGTCTCTGCCTGTGACCTTTGGCTGGAAAGATTTCCTAACACCCTGCCCACCACAGAGGACCTCTGAT
The DNA window shown above is from Manis javanica isolate MJ-LG chromosome 3, MJ_LKY, whole genome shotgun sequence and carries:
- the ARL6IP5 gene encoding PRA1 family protein 3, yielding MDVSIAPLRAWDDFFPGSDRFSRPDFRDISKWNNRVVSNLLYYQTNYLVVAAMMISVVGFLSPFNMILGGTVVVLVFTVFVWAAHNKDILRRMKKHYPTTFVMAVMLASYFLISMFGGVMVFVFGITFPLLLMFVHASLRLRNLKNKVENKMEVMGLKKTPMGIVLDALEQQEENISKFTDYISKVKE